Proteins from a genomic interval of Salvelinus alpinus chromosome 7, SLU_Salpinus.1, whole genome shotgun sequence:
- the LOC139580988 gene encoding rho GTPase-activating protein 22-like isoform X1, with product MCRPPAMTAMLSPKIRQTKRARSKSMVMGDVSRGPCRPSSPSLQEGALKAGWLKKQRSIMKNWQLKWFVLRSDQLYFYKDEEETKPQGCIPLQGCQVNELTANPEEPGRHLFEIVPGGTGGEKDRAALSHEAFLLLANSQSDMDDWVKAIRRVIWAPFGGGIFGQSLEDTVQYEKKFGHRLAPLLVEQCVDFIRERGLDEEGLFRMPGQANLVKDLQEAFDCGDKPLFDSNTDVHTVASLLKLYLRELPEPVVPFSKYEDFLACAQQLAKDAEVGVQELGKQVSNLPPANYNLLKYICKFLDEVQSHAIKNKMSVQNLATVFGPNILRPKMEDPVVIMEGTSLVQSLMTVLISEHKRLYSGRGELEVPVPQPEVTLQGQQLLQHSIGGWISEEDLQSCPANPNEDLACSGASSLDAKLCAATAPPLRLAPSGKGETVVSPSKQTKNVPSWKYSFKGSSTPRPPQAKPAVCAADVSASYSGNWLMNGLSSLRSHRRTASGERVRDSTSSSQRLSTYDNVTSSSSMGSVPSVASTPWSTSSCEIAAPDSGSEPSWPNCGTGKGPGECQWQELASPQRQGQMGGREEERVGDRVSEQEHDSSEAMELCVSSAGCSDNGNTIANMLVPSILTPEDLDGGSKALTSLVEGLKDELRQQKVAYETIIKKLEESSAALCAQMERLEQEMEQERKKQRMLEIKLRNSDRGRHDAENRNRLLEREMEDFFSTLGDLTLGARTSNI from the exons CCCGGTCCAAGAGCATGGTGATGGGGGATGTGTCCCGGGGCCCATGCCGCCCGTCCTCCCCCAGTCTCCAGGAGGGGGCTCTGAAGGCTGGCTGGCTGAAGAAACAGAGGAGCATCATGAAGAACTGGCAGCTAAAATGGTTTGTCCTGCGCTCCGACCAGCTCTACTTCTACAAAGACGAGGAGGAGACCAAGCCACAG GGCTGCATACCTCTGCAGGGCTGTCAGGTGAACGAGCTCACCGCCAACCCAGAAGAACCAGGGAGACATCTTTTTGAAATCGTTCCAG gtgGTACAGGAGGAGAAAAGGACCGCGCTGCTCTCAGTCATGAGGCCTTTCTGCTCTTGGCCAACTCCCAGAGTGACATGGATGACTGGGTCAAGGCCATACGACGGGTCATCTGGGCACCCTTTGGAGGAG GGATATTTGGCCAGAGTTTAGAGGACACAGTCCAGTATGAAAAGAAGTTTGGCCATCGCCTGGCACCTCTTCTGGTGGAGCAGTGTGTGGACTTCATAAGGGAACGAGGTCTGGATGAGGAGGGTCTTTTTCGGATGCCAGGGCAGGCTAACCTGGTAAAGGATCTACAGGAAGCCTTTGACTGTGGGGATAAGCCTCTATTTGACAG TAACACTGACGTCCACACAGTGGCGTCCCTGCTGAAGCTCTACCTCCGTGAACTGCCTGAGCCTGTGGTCCCTTTCTCCAAGTATGAGGACTTCCTCGCCTGTGCTCAGCAGCTGGCCAAAGACGCGGAGGTG GGTGTACAAGAGCTGGGGAAGCAAGTGAGCAATCTTCCTCCAGCCAACTACAATCTCCTGAAGTACATATGCAA GTTTCTTGATGAGGTCCAGTCTCACGCAATCAAAAACAAGATGAGTGTACAGAACCTGGCCACTGTATTTGGACCAAATATCCTCCGGCCCAAAATGGAGGACCCAGTGGTAATTATGGAAG GGACCTCCCTAGTCCAGAGCCTCATGACCGTACTGATCAGTGAGCATAAACGTCTGTATTCGGGGAGGGGGGAGCTGGAGGTCCCTGTTCCCCAGCCAGAAGTGACCCTCCAAGGCCAACAGCTCCTGCAGCACAGCATCGGTGGCTGGATTTCTGAGGAGGACCTCCAGAGCTGTCCCGCCAACCCCAACGAGGACCTCGCCTGCAGCGGCGCCTCTTCTCTGGATGCTAAACTCTGCGCCGCCACCGCCCCTCCGCTCAGACTCGCTCCTTCAGGGAAGGGTGAGACGGTGGTCAGCCCCAGCAAGCAGACCAAGAATGTTCCCTCCTGGAAGTACTCCTTCAAGGGCTCCTCCACGCCGCGGCCCCCTCAGGCCAAGCCGGCCGTTTGCGCGGCTGACGTCAGCGCGTCCTATAGTGGAAATTGGCTGATGAACGGGCTGTCCTCTCTGAGGAGCCACAGGCGCACCGCCTCGGGGGAGCGTGTCAGGGACTCCACCAGCTCTTCCCAGAGACTGTCCACCTATGACAACGTCACCTCTTCCTCCAGCATGGGCAGTGTCCCCAGCGTAGCCAGCACGCCTTGGTCCACCTCCTCCTGTGAAATCGCCGCACCTGACTCAGGCAGCGAGCCCTCATGGCCTAACTGTGGTACCGGGAAGGGTCCAGGGGAGTGCCAGTGGCAGGAGCTAGCCTCACCCCAGCGCCAGGGCCAGATGGGAGgccgggaggaggagagagttggagatAGGGTCTCAGAGCAAGAACATGACAGTAGTGAAGCCATGGAGCTGTGTGTTAGCAGCGCAGGCTGCAGTGACAATGGAAACACCATAGCCAATATGTTGGTGCCGTCCATCTTGACGCCGGAAGACCTTGACGGAGGCTCCAAAGCACTTACCAGCCTGGTGGAGGGTCTGAAGGATGAGCTGAGGCAGCAGAAGGTGGCCTATGAGACCATCATCAAAAA GCTGGAGGAGTCGAGTGCTGCTCTGTGCGCTCAGATGGAGCGTCTGGAGCAGGAGATGGAGCAGGAGAGGAAGAAGCAGCGCATGCTGGAGATCAAGCTCCGCAACTCAGACCGAGGCCGTCACGACGCAGAGAACAGGAACCGGCTCCTGGAGAGGGAAATGGAGGACTTCTTCTCCACTCTGGGAGACCTGACTCTGGGAGCAAGGACTAGCAACATTTAA
- the LOC139580988 gene encoding rho GTPase-activating protein 22-like isoform X2, with amino-acid sequence MGMGLACCKPTRLKQEHLQGGTGGEKDRAALSHEAFLLLANSQSDMDDWVKAIRRVIWAPFGGGIFGQSLEDTVQYEKKFGHRLAPLLVEQCVDFIRERGLDEEGLFRMPGQANLVKDLQEAFDCGDKPLFDSNTDVHTVASLLKLYLRELPEPVVPFSKYEDFLACAQQLAKDAEVGVQELGKQVSNLPPANYNLLKYICKFLDEVQSHAIKNKMSVQNLATVFGPNILRPKMEDPVVIMEGTSLVQSLMTVLISEHKRLYSGRGELEVPVPQPEVTLQGQQLLQHSIGGWISEEDLQSCPANPNEDLACSGASSLDAKLCAATAPPLRLAPSGKGETVVSPSKQTKNVPSWKYSFKGSSTPRPPQAKPAVCAADVSASYSGNWLMNGLSSLRSHRRTASGERVRDSTSSSQRLSTYDNVTSSSSMGSVPSVASTPWSTSSCEIAAPDSGSEPSWPNCGTGKGPGECQWQELASPQRQGQMGGREEERVGDRVSEQEHDSSEAMELCVSSAGCSDNGNTIANMLVPSILTPEDLDGGSKALTSLVEGLKDELRQQKVAYETIIKKLEESSAALCAQMERLEQEMEQERKKQRMLEIKLRNSDRGRHDAENRNRLLEREMEDFFSTLGDLTLGARTSNI; translated from the exons ATGGGAATGGGGCTGGCCTGCTGTAAGCCCACCAGGCTCAAACAGGAACACCTGCAAG gtgGTACAGGAGGAGAAAAGGACCGCGCTGCTCTCAGTCATGAGGCCTTTCTGCTCTTGGCCAACTCCCAGAGTGACATGGATGACTGGGTCAAGGCCATACGACGGGTCATCTGGGCACCCTTTGGAGGAG GGATATTTGGCCAGAGTTTAGAGGACACAGTCCAGTATGAAAAGAAGTTTGGCCATCGCCTGGCACCTCTTCTGGTGGAGCAGTGTGTGGACTTCATAAGGGAACGAGGTCTGGATGAGGAGGGTCTTTTTCGGATGCCAGGGCAGGCTAACCTGGTAAAGGATCTACAGGAAGCCTTTGACTGTGGGGATAAGCCTCTATTTGACAG TAACACTGACGTCCACACAGTGGCGTCCCTGCTGAAGCTCTACCTCCGTGAACTGCCTGAGCCTGTGGTCCCTTTCTCCAAGTATGAGGACTTCCTCGCCTGTGCTCAGCAGCTGGCCAAAGACGCGGAGGTG GGTGTACAAGAGCTGGGGAAGCAAGTGAGCAATCTTCCTCCAGCCAACTACAATCTCCTGAAGTACATATGCAA GTTTCTTGATGAGGTCCAGTCTCACGCAATCAAAAACAAGATGAGTGTACAGAACCTGGCCACTGTATTTGGACCAAATATCCTCCGGCCCAAAATGGAGGACCCAGTGGTAATTATGGAAG GGACCTCCCTAGTCCAGAGCCTCATGACCGTACTGATCAGTGAGCATAAACGTCTGTATTCGGGGAGGGGGGAGCTGGAGGTCCCTGTTCCCCAGCCAGAAGTGACCCTCCAAGGCCAACAGCTCCTGCAGCACAGCATCGGTGGCTGGATTTCTGAGGAGGACCTCCAGAGCTGTCCCGCCAACCCCAACGAGGACCTCGCCTGCAGCGGCGCCTCTTCTCTGGATGCTAAACTCTGCGCCGCCACCGCCCCTCCGCTCAGACTCGCTCCTTCAGGGAAGGGTGAGACGGTGGTCAGCCCCAGCAAGCAGACCAAGAATGTTCCCTCCTGGAAGTACTCCTTCAAGGGCTCCTCCACGCCGCGGCCCCCTCAGGCCAAGCCGGCCGTTTGCGCGGCTGACGTCAGCGCGTCCTATAGTGGAAATTGGCTGATGAACGGGCTGTCCTCTCTGAGGAGCCACAGGCGCACCGCCTCGGGGGAGCGTGTCAGGGACTCCACCAGCTCTTCCCAGAGACTGTCCACCTATGACAACGTCACCTCTTCCTCCAGCATGGGCAGTGTCCCCAGCGTAGCCAGCACGCCTTGGTCCACCTCCTCCTGTGAAATCGCCGCACCTGACTCAGGCAGCGAGCCCTCATGGCCTAACTGTGGTACCGGGAAGGGTCCAGGGGAGTGCCAGTGGCAGGAGCTAGCCTCACCCCAGCGCCAGGGCCAGATGGGAGgccgggaggaggagagagttggagatAGGGTCTCAGAGCAAGAACATGACAGTAGTGAAGCCATGGAGCTGTGTGTTAGCAGCGCAGGCTGCAGTGACAATGGAAACACCATAGCCAATATGTTGGTGCCGTCCATCTTGACGCCGGAAGACCTTGACGGAGGCTCCAAAGCACTTACCAGCCTGGTGGAGGGTCTGAAGGATGAGCTGAGGCAGCAGAAGGTGGCCTATGAGACCATCATCAAAAA GCTGGAGGAGTCGAGTGCTGCTCTGTGCGCTCAGATGGAGCGTCTGGAGCAGGAGATGGAGCAGGAGAGGAAGAAGCAGCGCATGCTGGAGATCAAGCTCCGCAACTCAGACCGAGGCCGTCACGACGCAGAGAACAGGAACCGGCTCCTGGAGAGGGAAATGGAGGACTTCTTCTCCACTCTGGGAGACCTGACTCTGGGAGCAAGGACTAGCAACATTTAA